The following proteins come from a genomic window of Papilio machaon chromosome 7, ilPapMach1.1, whole genome shotgun sequence:
- the LOC106719409 gene encoding uncharacterized protein LOC106719409, with product MDTDDYNEITSQLDAREILRYLNHLGIHNISGEVLKYFITDLKKLIKYDLQHKYENENTRSPLNLGTERLHSASTFSSRARSRATTSDIICCAKQSQRPKKLLDLRNIHSAPNLFHAKEKVTLSKKACTCEREVKKSDILSKDSKTTPSINSNFIRKPKEPVKRKHDPVTLYHYYSSLWEKYKPNVPGENNWSELRWSIRQKMAGSAASQSSRISVPTRPLIHNKKLK from the exons ATGGACACCGATGATTACAACGAAATAACATCGCAGTTAGACGCAAGAGAAATATTGCGCTATCTTAATCATTTAGGAATACACAACATAAGCGGagaagttttaaaatacttcataacag ATTTAaagaaactaataaaatacgaCTTGCAAcacaaatatgaaaatgaaaacacaAGAAGTCCATTGAACCTGGGAACTGAAAGGTTACACAGTGCTAGTACATTTTCGTCCAGAGCCAGATCAAGAGCCACAACCAGTGATATAATATGTTGTGCTAAACAAAGCCAAAGACCGAAAAAACTTCTAGACCTTCGCAACATACACTCAGCGCCTAATTTATTTCATGCAAAAGAGAAAGTCACACTGTCAAAAAAAGCATGCACATGCGAGCGAGAAGTGAAGAAATCTGACATTTTATCTAAAGACTCAAAAACTACACCATCAATCAACAGTAATT TTATTAGAAAACCAAAAGAGCctgtaaaaagaaaacacgACCCAGTTACTTTGTATCATTATTATTCATCATTATGggaaaaatataaaccaaaTGTACCTGGAGAGAACAATTGGTCAGAACTGAGGTGGAGTATAAGACAGAAAATGGCAGGAAGTGCTGCCTCACAGTCTAGCAGA ATTTCTGTCCCCACGAGACCACTTATCCATAATAAGAAATTGAAGTGA
- the LOC106719471 gene encoding 39S ribosomal protein L4, mitochondrial: protein MTSLLINAFKRLNLSIRPQVKVISSCYSTAVTTSNSLNVTQKEWKYPPVYTKPREVWIENLDTVEEKKLGLFELHPSVYAAIPRIDIIHRNFVWQTKYRWVSWAHTKTRAEVRGGGRKPWPQKGLGRARHGSIRSPLWRGGGVVHGPRSGKTHFFMLPFHLRIQGLTSMLSAKLAQDDLHVVNNLELPTDEPNYLADLIENRNWGPSVLIIDDTDIAPRNITVATDSLPHVNIMPVYGLNVYSMLKHDTLVLTLAAAERIEERILHHLNSITMEQQREFKLSQV, encoded by the exons ATGACTTCTCTATTAATTAATGCCTTTAAGAGGCTCAATTTGTCCATAAGGCCGCAAGTTAAGGTTATTTCTTCATGTTATTCGACTGCAGTTACGACTTCGAATTCTTTAAATGTAACCCAGAAAGAATGGAAGTATCCTCCTGTGTACACAAAACCTCGTGAGGTATGGATCGAAAACTTAGATACTGtagaagaaaagaaattagGCTTATTCGAGTTGCATCCTTCAGTGTATGCGGCAATCCCTCGAATAGATATTATTCACCGTAACTTTGTATGGCAAACGAAGTATAGATGGGTGTCGTGGGCGCATACGAAAACCAGAGCTGAAGTGCGAGGTGGTGGAAGGAAGCCTTGGCCACAGAAAGGGTTAGGCCGTGCTCGACACGGCTCTATACGTTCACCGCTGTGGCGCGGCGGCGGAGTAGTCCACGGACCACGATCTGGTAAAACACACTTCTTCATGCTGCCATTTCACTTGAGAATCCAAGGTCTGACATCAATGTTGTCAGCCAAACTTGCACAAGATGATCTGcatgttgttaataatttagaacTACCAACTGATGAACCAAATTATCTGGcagatttgattgaaaatagaaattggGGACCTTCTGTACTAATAATTGATGA TACTGACATAGCTCCAAGAAACATAACAGTGGCAACTGATTCTCTTCCGCATGTCAACATAATGCCTGTTTATGGACTGAATGTGTACTCAATGTTAAAACATGATACATTAGTACTGACTCTAGCTGCCGCGGAGAGGATAGAAGAGAGAATCTTGCATCATCTTAACTCTATAACAATGGAACAACAGAGAGAATTCAAATTAAGTCaagtttaa